The following proteins are encoded in a genomic region of Methylobacterium tardum:
- a CDS encoding MTH1187 family thiamine-binding protein: MKVSADLCIVPMGVGPSVSPYVRAIKAIIESSGLTATMHPNGTNIEGELSEICALAERCEAKLAELGVQRTFFTLIFSTRRDKDQSMADKLTAVS; the protein is encoded by the coding sequence ATGAAGGTTTCGGCCGACCTCTGCATCGTGCCGATGGGCGTCGGCCCGTCGGTCTCGCCCTATGTCCGCGCGATCAAGGCGATCATCGAGTCGAGCGGCCTGACCGCCACGATGCACCCCAACGGCACCAACATCGAGGGCGAGCTCTCGGAGATCTGCGCGCTGGCCGAGCGGTGCGAGGCGAAGCTCGCGGAACTCGGGGTCCAGCGGACCTTCTTCACGCTGATCTTCTCCACGCGCCGGGACAAGGACCAGTCCATGGCCGACAAGCTGACGGCCGTCTCCTGA
- a CDS encoding integrase arm-type DNA-binding domain-containing protein, translating to MAGGYTRERARLTADHVRRARSMIAGGRIEGRGFEWGDTACVGLTLRVTPQAATWYLRGRASTVRLGSVDALTVAAAREAATRARLDLQGGRDPKLDLRVFEHAMAATGDPEAAADAAWPEEVAVPSDEERRRRGPWQWHDLVDLFLEHKARTLTPGYVRQYTSYLRHPQYDRLRHVLVRDLGPEILQEIRDDIAEANSLSAAARCVRQGKEMMEWAWANHSGRSGLSKARDRWPMWRDQWNVTYAPGKRAHTPTLPELGRTLALAERHRSLGQTEHATGAGALAMLWCVVLTGQRTGQVAGTTPGQVSDLDAEAGAPGPGWRAVAWEGPAMKSRRAHLLPLPPEAWAALRRVSGAKGAAWLFPSKRGGGHVSPGALNQLLYRLSGRRITGATGRGPLVDLLGAHGVRHWTLHDVRRSLTTFLTDRRLGGAASAILDHEIAGAEDLRERRATVTRLHYDTAQRVALKAEGMGLWVSAVLEAYEAERAALSGLPAPVRPPRTQRAPRRVRPA from the coding sequence ATGGCGGGCGGCTACACGAGGGAACGGGCGCGGCTCACGGCGGATCACGTCCGGCGGGCGCGGTCGATGATCGCAGGGGGGCGAATCGAGGGCCGCGGCTTCGAGTGGGGCGACACCGCCTGCGTCGGCCTCACGCTCCGCGTCACCCCCCAGGCCGCCACCTGGTACCTGCGGGGCAGGGCGTCGACCGTCCGGCTCGGTTCGGTGGACGCGCTCACGGTGGCCGCAGCGCGCGAGGCCGCGACCCGGGCGCGCCTCGACCTCCAGGGCGGCCGCGACCCGAAGCTGGACCTGCGGGTGTTCGAGCACGCCATGGCGGCGACCGGGGACCCGGAGGCGGCGGCGGACGCGGCCTGGCCGGAGGAGGTCGCCGTGCCGTCGGACGAGGAACGCCGGCGCCGCGGCCCGTGGCAGTGGCATGACCTGGTCGACCTGTTCCTGGAGCACAAGGCACGGACGCTCACGCCCGGCTACGTCCGGCAGTACACGTCCTACCTGCGCCATCCCCAGTACGACCGGCTGCGGCACGTGTTGGTTCGCGACCTCGGGCCCGAGATCCTCCAGGAGATCCGTGACGACATCGCCGAGGCGAACTCCCTCTCGGCCGCGGCGCGCTGCGTCCGCCAGGGCAAGGAGATGATGGAGTGGGCCTGGGCCAACCATTCGGGGCGAAGTGGTTTGTCGAAGGCGCGCGACCGGTGGCCGATGTGGCGGGATCAGTGGAACGTCACCTACGCCCCGGGCAAGCGCGCGCACACGCCGACCCTGCCCGAGCTCGGGCGGACGCTGGCCCTGGCGGAGCGGCACCGCAGCCTCGGCCAGACCGAGCACGCCACCGGAGCCGGGGCGCTGGCGATGCTGTGGTGCGTCGTCCTCACCGGGCAGCGGACCGGACAAGTCGCCGGCACGACGCCGGGGCAGGTCTCGGACCTCGATGCCGAGGCGGGCGCGCCCGGGCCCGGCTGGCGCGCGGTCGCGTGGGAGGGGCCGGCCATGAAGTCGAGGCGGGCGCACTTGCTCCCCCTGCCGCCGGAGGCCTGGGCGGCCCTGCGCCGAGTGTCAGGGGCGAAGGGCGCGGCCTGGCTGTTCCCGAGCAAGCGCGGGGGAGGGCACGTGTCCCCGGGCGCCCTGAACCAATTGCTCTACCGGCTGTCCGGTCGACGCATCACCGGGGCGACGGGGAGGGGGCCGCTCGTCGACCTGCTGGGGGCGCACGGGGTCCGGCACTGGACCCTGCATGACGTGCGGCGGTCGCTGACCACGTTCCTGACCGACCGCCGGCTCGGGGGCGCGGCGTCGGCCATCCTCGACCACGAGATCGCCGGCGCCGAGGACCTGCGCGAGCGCCGGGCCACGGTGACCCGGCTGCACTACGACACGGCCCAGCGCGTGGCCCTGAAGGCCGAGGGGATGGGCCTGTGGGTCAGCGCGGTGCTGGAGGCCTACGAGGCCGAGCGGGCGGCCCTGTCCGGCCTCCCGGCGCCCGTGCGGCCGCCCCGGACCCAGCGGGCGCCTCGGCGCGTGCGTCCCGCCTGA
- a CDS encoding metallophosphoesterase, whose protein sequence is MATWFTADTHFGHTRIVNATFSTPRLAFSTIEEHDEALVANWNATVGPDDTVWHLGDFSYRCHPRRERALFDRLAGVKHLVRGNHDKSAAALPWASVRDVGQVVADGQGIWLSHYSHRTWPRLHRGDLHLYGHSHGTLPGDSRSLDVGVDCWDYRPVSLAEIRGRMAASDTVPAELRTPAEG, encoded by the coding sequence ATGGCTACGTGGTTCACCGCGGATACGCATTTCGGGCACACCCGGATCGTCAACGCCACGTTCAGCACGCCCCGCCTCGCCTTCTCCACCATCGAGGAGCACGACGAGGCGCTGGTCGCGAACTGGAACGCGACGGTCGGGCCCGACGACACGGTCTGGCACCTGGGAGACTTCTCGTACCGCTGCCACCCCCGGCGCGAGAGGGCGCTGTTCGACCGCCTGGCCGGGGTCAAGCACCTGGTGCGGGGCAACCACGACAAGAGCGCGGCCGCCCTGCCGTGGGCCAGCGTGCGCGACGTCGGGCAGGTCGTCGCCGACGGCCAGGGGATCTGGCTCTCGCACTACTCGCACAGAACCTGGCCGAGGCTGCACCGCGGCGACCTGCACCTGTACGGGCACTCGCACGGCACGCTGCCCGGGGACAGCCGGTCGCTCGACGTGGGCGTCGACTGCTGGGATTACAGGCCGGTGTCGCTCGCTGAGATCCGCGGACGGATGGCGGCGAGCGACACGGTTCCGGCTGAGCTCAGAACTCCGGCGGAGGGTTAG
- a CDS encoding HIRAN domain-containing protein, giving the protein MPSEQTLSPDLLPNLDGFEGTYAGVEIPALKAGEPWIDSSIAGLQFYDYAAIYELTGEPLIPVAGDRLSLVRESENPHDSNAVEVWWRNGIRLGHLPRRVAAEIAGPLDAGVALRAYVAHGGDGEAWSARALLVGSAAAAFHGRYIRHVCEAAFSRWEWEQESRAIREDRPSRERGQAFAREQGDRRTARLQQAVNTFAKLPIELDEPPVGAVREIYAIQSALGCSRSTAFRLARAAGVEPRLHHRGWYCDAATVRFTPELIEAMRAWAAAPRTRYSLR; this is encoded by the coding sequence ATGCCTTCTGAACAGACCCTCTCCCCCGATCTCCTCCCGAACCTCGATGGGTTCGAGGGCACCTATGCCGGCGTCGAGATCCCCGCCCTGAAGGCCGGCGAGCCGTGGATCGATTCGTCTATCGCCGGCCTGCAGTTCTACGACTACGCCGCCATCTACGAGCTCACGGGCGAACCCCTGATCCCCGTCGCTGGCGACCGCCTCTCCCTCGTTCGCGAGTCCGAGAACCCGCACGACAGCAATGCGGTCGAGGTCTGGTGGCGTAACGGCATCAGGCTCGGGCATCTGCCCCGGCGCGTCGCGGCCGAGATCGCCGGGCCGCTCGATGCCGGCGTGGCGCTAAGGGCATACGTCGCCCACGGCGGCGACGGCGAGGCCTGGTCCGCCCGGGCCCTGCTCGTGGGGTCGGCGGCCGCGGCCTTCCACGGCCGGTACATCCGCCACGTGTGCGAGGCCGCGTTCTCGCGATGGGAGTGGGAGCAGGAGTCCCGCGCGATCCGGGAGGACCGGCCGTCCCGGGAGCGCGGGCAGGCCTTCGCCCGAGAGCAGGGGGACCGGCGAACCGCGCGCCTGCAGCAGGCGGTCAACACGTTCGCCAAGCTCCCCATCGAGCTCGACGAGCCGCCCGTCGGCGCGGTCCGCGAGATCTACGCCATCCAGTCGGCCCTCGGGTGCTCGCGGAGCACGGCGTTCCGTCTCGCCCGCGCTGCCGGCGTCGAGCCCCGGCTGCACCACCGCGGCTGGTACTGCGACGCCGCCACCGTGCGGTTCACGCCCGAGCTCATCGAGGCCATGCGAGCCTGGGCGGCCGCGCCACGGACGCGGTATTCGCTCCGATGA
- a CDS encoding DNA-binding protein, which yields MAGGATIGLAPGDERRRRAVFQAADDIRAEGVEAVNLRTVWARVKLDHGVAGNNQTIGRYYAEWTADRCYVPAIEQSGMPKSVSTRLAKAGIELWGAAQAEATMIYQRDRQRMEAEVAAERKLREEALAMLDAREAVIDAQRNELAWYATELDRVREHLSLVRSRAFWRTVAQEIWEILPEREAMHLADIVPRIGHEFVREAEEYPGEWGVDLIRGVMDQRIKFKKLFAKEGAARYRRRRPEDDAA from the coding sequence ATGGCGGGGGGAGCCACCATCGGACTGGCACCGGGCGATGAACGCCGGAGGCGCGCCGTCTTCCAGGCGGCCGACGACATCCGTGCCGAGGGCGTGGAGGCCGTCAACCTGCGGACGGTTTGGGCGCGGGTGAAGCTTGATCACGGGGTTGCCGGCAACAACCAGACGATTGGCCGGTACTACGCCGAGTGGACCGCCGACCGCTGCTACGTTCCCGCCATCGAGCAGTCGGGGATGCCAAAATCTGTCTCGACGAGGCTGGCGAAGGCCGGCATCGAGCTTTGGGGGGCGGCGCAGGCCGAGGCCACCATGATCTACCAGCGCGACCGCCAGCGCATGGAGGCGGAAGTCGCGGCCGAACGAAAGTTGCGGGAAGAGGCACTCGCGATGCTGGACGCCCGCGAGGCGGTCATCGACGCGCAGCGGAACGAGCTTGCCTGGTACGCGACCGAGCTCGACCGGGTGAGGGAGCACCTGTCGTTGGTGAGGTCGCGCGCTTTCTGGCGGACGGTGGCCCAGGAGATCTGGGAGATCCTCCCGGAACGGGAGGCGATGCACCTGGCCGACATCGTGCCCCGGATCGGGCATGAGTTCGTGAGGGAGGCCGAGGAGTACCCCGGGGAATGGGGCGTGGACCTGATCCGGGGCGTGATGGACCAGCGGATCAAGTTCAAGAAGCTCTTCGCGAAGGAAGGCGCTGCGCGTTACCGACGCCGCCGTCCCGAAGACGATGCGGCCTGA
- a CDS encoding LexA family protein produces the protein MQVSGIVIGLPMPIPMLAKAVRAGFPSPADDFAEEEVDLQRLLVSNRPATFIVRVAGDSMLLAGLFDGDLAVVDRSVTPRNGDIVVVDVDGERSFKVWKRVGPRVTLSFANPRFPSFVLSSDAVVEVWGVVTGSINPRRRGE, from the coding sequence ATGCAGGTCAGCGGCATCGTCATTGGGTTGCCAATGCCCATCCCGATGCTCGCCAAGGCCGTGCGGGCAGGCTTCCCGAGCCCGGCCGACGACTTCGCAGAGGAGGAGGTCGACCTCCAGCGCCTGCTGGTCTCGAACCGGCCGGCGACGTTCATCGTCCGGGTGGCCGGCGACAGCATGCTCCTCGCCGGGCTGTTCGACGGCGATCTCGCCGTGGTCGACCGCTCTGTCACCCCGCGAAACGGGGACATCGTCGTGGTCGACGTCGACGGGGAGCGCAGCTTCAAGGTCTGGAAGCGGGTCGGCCCGAGGGTGACGCTCTCGTTCGCCAACCCCCGGTTCCCGTCATTCGTGCTGTCGAGCGACGCCGTGGTCGAGGTCTGGGGAGTGGTGACGGGATCCATCAACCCGAGGCGCCGCGGCGAATGA
- a CDS encoding ABC-three component system protein, with protein sequence MSAWMTSEQRYAWQVQLHLRLRMLSGVGFQDFFADVMTRAHRDDFVKTRPLGSLGDRGCDGYLASVGRAFACYGKVDDASPSVPTLLEKMDEDFAKASGHLKGLMKEWHFVHNLLDGTATDATVTKLGEMRQANAGHKFGHFGRAGFEDTIFGLHEADIIALIGMAVTAEETRNMKLKVVAELVDGIMTAVEKAPLDDGLDPKPVPFRKLEFNKIPPHWRHMIRGQMANVPLVEEYFATHPDVERGQKIAATFKARYLALKEQGLAPGDIMENLHQGIVGIGTVTNDRIVAAGAILTFLFDACNIFEDKPEDEPEEAAA encoded by the coding sequence ATGTCCGCCTGGATGACCAGCGAGCAGCGATACGCATGGCAGGTGCAGTTACACCTGAGGCTGCGCATGCTGTCCGGCGTGGGCTTCCAGGACTTCTTCGCGGACGTCATGACCCGCGCCCACAGGGACGACTTCGTCAAGACGCGACCGCTCGGTTCGCTCGGCGATAGGGGCTGCGACGGCTACCTGGCATCCGTCGGCCGTGCGTTCGCCTGCTACGGCAAGGTCGACGACGCGTCGCCAAGCGTGCCGACGCTGCTCGAAAAAATGGACGAGGACTTCGCCAAGGCCAGTGGGCACCTCAAGGGCCTGATGAAGGAGTGGCACTTCGTCCACAACCTCCTCGACGGGACCGCAACCGACGCGACCGTGACGAAGCTAGGCGAGATGCGGCAGGCCAATGCGGGCCACAAGTTCGGCCATTTCGGCCGAGCCGGATTCGAAGACACGATTTTCGGCCTGCATGAAGCCGACATCATCGCCCTGATCGGCATGGCGGTCACGGCCGAGGAAACCCGGAACATGAAGCTTAAGGTCGTCGCCGAACTGGTTGACGGCATCATGACCGCGGTCGAGAAGGCCCCCCTCGACGATGGCCTCGACCCGAAGCCGGTGCCTTTCAGGAAGCTGGAGTTCAACAAGATCCCCCCGCACTGGCGGCACATGATCAGGGGGCAGATGGCCAACGTCCCGCTTGTCGAGGAATATTTCGCGACGCACCCCGACGTCGAGCGAGGCCAGAAGATCGCCGCGACATTCAAGGCACGTTACCTCGCCTTGAAGGAACAAGGCCTCGCACCGGGCGACATCATGGAGAACCTGCACCAGGGCATCGTTGGGATCGGCACCGTCACAAACGACCGGATCGTCGCTGCCGGTGCGATCCTCACCTTCCTGTTCGACGCCTGCAACATCTTCGAGGACAAGCCCGAGGACGAGCCGGAAGAGGCGGCGGCATGA
- a CDS encoding ABC-three component system middle component 6, translating into MILPGKHLSGARSLIGVGGEILELLGQPREVSDLWDGFRTARAARQQSDPVSFDWFVTALTFLYTVGAVHMAGGMIRPGGGEP; encoded by the coding sequence ATGATCCTCCCCGGAAAGCACCTCTCAGGCGCGCGTTCGCTCATCGGCGTTGGCGGCGAGATCCTTGAGCTTCTCGGACAGCCCCGCGAGGTGTCCGACCTCTGGGACGGTTTCCGAACGGCGCGCGCTGCCCGGCAGCAATCCGACCCGGTCTCGTTCGACTGGTTCGTGACGGCGCTGACGTTCCTCTACACCGTCGGCGCTGTGCACATGGCGGGTGGCATGATCAGGCCGGGGGGCGGCGAGCCATGA
- a CDS encoding ABC-three component system protein has product MILSLGSSLPKFKELTFHAGLNVVLSTRADGSNEGKTRNSAGKSSFAELVQFLLGADCDKDDLFRKKALVDETFRGTFRIAGREIQVERSGSAFGRIGMAAEVAEQLGLPWKQDKGSGATSISTADWNQYLGHAMFGLPSALKGSAYGVSYTPSFRPMFSYFARRDRSAGFISPERQAEMQQRWDWQENLSYLLGLDWRISHDLHNVRQRERMLKELKKAAKGGALGDIIGTSAELRPQVVLARDKATKLGERLARFEVADSYRELSAEAAAAKAEMQAIARRAVVLNETIEYLRNAIEGERSGSPLVDVERLYEAVGVELPGLVVQRRREQVAAFQASVLANRRAHLTEEIARAEGELALGEQRSTALEVTRTRILAILRSGGALDDFIDLQRLLAEAEAEHAALQERLRSAEALEQETTQLDVERGHIKLRLSANLRDKQSHIEDAMLLIGGAIGELYKGDRSGGFEVEATDNGPEFRISIQGDSGGGISNMEIFCLDFALFTIWQRKGMGPGFLIHDSRLFDGVDPRQILKALELGKATADIHKGQYIACLNSDVLNSLSEETNIVWEEAIVEPTLSDREDGGLFGFRFD; this is encoded by the coding sequence ATGATCCTGTCCCTCGGCAGCAGCCTCCCGAAATTCAAGGAACTGACGTTCCACGCCGGCCTGAACGTGGTCCTGTCGACCCGTGCCGACGGCTCAAACGAGGGCAAGACCCGCAACAGCGCGGGCAAGTCGAGCTTCGCCGAGCTCGTCCAGTTTCTCTTGGGCGCCGATTGCGACAAGGACGACCTCTTCCGCAAGAAGGCGCTGGTGGACGAGACGTTCCGCGGCACGTTCCGCATCGCGGGTCGGGAGATCCAGGTCGAGCGCAGCGGATCGGCGTTCGGACGCATTGGCATGGCGGCCGAAGTTGCGGAGCAGCTCGGCCTGCCGTGGAAGCAGGACAAGGGCAGCGGGGCGACGTCGATCTCGACCGCCGACTGGAACCAGTACCTGGGCCATGCGATGTTCGGGTTGCCGTCGGCCCTGAAGGGATCGGCGTACGGCGTATCGTACACGCCGAGCTTCCGGCCGATGTTCTCCTACTTCGCGCGGCGTGACCGGTCCGCCGGCTTCATCTCGCCGGAGCGCCAGGCCGAGATGCAGCAGCGATGGGACTGGCAGGAGAACCTGTCCTACCTGCTCGGCCTGGACTGGCGCATCTCGCACGACCTCCACAACGTCCGTCAGCGCGAGCGCATGCTGAAGGAGTTGAAGAAGGCCGCGAAGGGCGGAGCCCTGGGAGACATCATCGGAACGTCGGCCGAGCTCCGGCCACAGGTCGTCCTCGCCCGCGACAAGGCGACCAAGCTCGGCGAGCGTCTCGCGCGTTTCGAGGTCGCCGATTCCTACAGGGAGCTGTCGGCGGAGGCCGCCGCAGCCAAGGCCGAGATGCAGGCCATCGCGCGCCGCGCCGTCGTCCTGAACGAGACCATCGAGTACCTGCGGAACGCAATCGAGGGCGAGCGATCCGGATCGCCGTTGGTCGACGTCGAGCGGCTGTACGAGGCGGTCGGGGTCGAACTGCCGGGCCTTGTGGTCCAGCGCCGCCGCGAACAGGTCGCTGCCTTCCAGGCGTCGGTCCTGGCTAACAGACGCGCCCACCTGACAGAGGAGATCGCACGTGCGGAAGGGGAGCTGGCCCTCGGCGAGCAGCGCTCGACCGCGCTAGAGGTCACCAGGACGCGCATACTCGCAATCCTGAGGTCCGGCGGCGCCCTCGACGACTTCATCGACCTGCAGCGCCTGCTGGCTGAGGCTGAGGCGGAACATGCGGCCCTGCAGGAGCGCCTCAGGTCGGCGGAGGCGCTCGAACAGGAGACGACGCAGCTCGACGTCGAACGCGGACACATCAAGCTGCGTCTCAGCGCGAACCTGAGGGACAAGCAGTCACATATCGAGGACGCGATGCTCCTCATCGGCGGCGCCATCGGCGAGCTCTACAAGGGCGACCGATCCGGCGGCTTCGAGGTCGAGGCCACCGACAACGGGCCCGAGTTCCGGATCAGCATCCAAGGCGACAGCGGGGGCGGCATCTCCAACATGGAGATCTTCTGCCTGGACTTCGCCCTCTTCACCATCTGGCAGCGGAAGGGGATGGGACCCGGCTTCCTCATCCATGACAGTCGGCTGTTCGACGGCGTCGACCCGCGTCAAATCCTCAAGGCCCTGGAACTCGGGAAGGCCACGGCCGACATCCACAAGGGACAGTACATCGCGTGCCTGAACTCGGACGTCCTGAACTCCCTGTCGGAGGAGACGAACATCGTCTGGGAAGAGGCCATTGTGGAGCCTACGCTGTCGGACCGGGAAGACGGTGGCCTTTTCGGCTTCCGGTTCGACTGA
- a CDS encoding helix-turn-helix domain-containing protein, translating to MTPKEIIERLAAMPPPPQGVHHVPPVELVAMVTRMGRSLRQWKKETLADFARVSLSTVERVERAEPVGAESLDRIAEALGYERGAFTKPRIPTPREEAAAQFVEEMGHLEPVAVSPFDTHRQVRMVAASQAFLIYRPELGPAYDAQVAGLTEWMDLASMVMGPHAIGGGEPDRRRDLCNDVLAAVAEFRRRGVTVLVGIMDAPLPGMPDWKVAIITLTPKLSDPGAPKRRTILVDKRSVQPRPGYLPHLA from the coding sequence ATGACGCCGAAGGAGATCATCGAGCGGCTGGCAGCGATGCCGCCTCCCCCACAAGGGGTCCACCACGTCCCGCCCGTCGAGCTTGTCGCCATGGTGACCCGGATGGGCCGGAGCCTGCGGCAATGGAAGAAGGAGACCCTCGCGGACTTCGCACGGGTCTCGCTATCGACCGTCGAACGGGTCGAACGGGCCGAACCGGTCGGAGCCGAGAGCCTCGACAGGATCGCCGAGGCGCTCGGTTACGAGCGTGGTGCCTTCACCAAGCCCCGCATCCCCACTCCACGCGAGGAGGCGGCAGCCCAATTTGTCGAGGAGATGGGCCATCTCGAACCGGTCGCGGTCAGCCCATTCGACACTCACCGCCAGGTTCGCATGGTCGCCGCATCGCAGGCGTTCCTGATCTACCGTCCGGAGCTTGGGCCCGCCTACGACGCACAGGTCGCGGGACTGACCGAGTGGATGGATCTCGCCTCCATGGTGATGGGGCCGCATGCCATCGGCGGCGGCGAGCCCGACCGGCGGCGTGATCTGTGCAACGATGTGCTTGCCGCGGTCGCCGAGTTCCGACGTCGCGGGGTTACCGTCCTCGTCGGCATCATGGACGCTCCGCTTCCCGGCATGCCCGATTGGAAGGTCGCGATCATCACCCTCACTCCGAAGCTGTCTGATCCAGGCGCGCCGAAGCGGCGCACGATCCTAGTCGATAAACGGTCGGTGCAGCCAAGACCCGGGTACCTCCCGCACCTCGCCTGA
- a CDS encoding IS1182 family transposase gives MGRFIEGCERRQALLLADCVDDYVGEENPVRVIDVFVDELDLATLGFEGAAATGRPGYHPATILKLYLYGYMNQVQSSRRLEREAGRNVEVMWLTGKLAPDFKTIADFRRDNGEAVRAACKQFVVLCREIGLIAGGTVAADGSRFKAVNTRDKNYTPGAIRLRLAQVEASIERYLDKLDTADRQEADVAEMRTTRLNERIAALRQQMRTLQAMAHEVETAPDRQISLTDPDARAMATNGKGTGLVGYNVQAAVDTDSHIVVAHEVTNLGHDRTQLANMGRQAKDATGVEHLTILADRGYFSGAEVLACEGAGVTPICPKPLTSGAKAEGRFGKPDFLYDAPSDTYRCPAGETLIKRTTTIENGLVLNRYWSSHCRSCALKPGCTTGNERRVTRWEHEHVVEAMQDRLDRRPDAMRIRRRTVEHVFGTIKDWMGRSHFKMRRLANVGTEMSLHVLAYNVKRAIALLGTPRLIAAMRV, from the coding sequence ATGGGCCGTTTCATCGAAGGTTGCGAGCGGCGCCAAGCGCTTCTTCTGGCGGACTGCGTCGACGACTATGTCGGCGAGGAGAATCCAGTCCGGGTGATCGACGTCTTCGTCGATGAGCTGGACTTGGCCACACTCGGCTTTGAAGGCGCGGCTGCGACGGGGCGGCCCGGCTACCACCCGGCGACGATCCTGAAGCTCTACCTCTACGGTTACATGAACCAGGTGCAGTCGAGCCGACGCCTTGAGCGCGAGGCAGGCCGCAATGTCGAGGTCATGTGGCTGACCGGCAAGCTTGCCCCCGACTTCAAGACGATCGCGGACTTTCGACGCGACAACGGCGAAGCCGTTCGGGCAGCGTGCAAGCAATTCGTCGTCCTGTGTCGGGAGATCGGCCTCATCGCCGGCGGCACGGTGGCGGCGGACGGCAGCCGGTTCAAGGCCGTGAATACGCGCGACAAGAACTACACGCCCGGCGCGATCCGCCTCCGCTTGGCGCAGGTGGAGGCCAGTATCGAGCGCTATCTCGATAAGCTCGACACCGCCGACCGGCAGGAGGCGGACGTCGCCGAGATGCGCACGACACGCCTGAACGAGAGGATTGCGGCGCTTCGCCAGCAGATGCGCACGCTGCAAGCCATGGCGCACGAAGTCGAGACAGCGCCCGACCGTCAGATCTCGCTGACCGACCCGGACGCCCGTGCGATGGCCACGAACGGCAAGGGCACGGGCCTCGTCGGCTACAACGTCCAAGCGGCGGTCGATACGGACAGCCACATCGTCGTGGCGCACGAGGTCACGAACCTCGGCCATGATCGCACCCAACTCGCCAACATGGGCCGGCAGGCGAAGGACGCGACCGGGGTCGAGCACCTGACGATTCTCGCCGATCGCGGCTACTTCTCAGGAGCGGAGGTTCTGGCCTGCGAAGGGGCGGGCGTCACACCGATCTGCCCAAAGCCTTTGACCTCGGGCGCCAAGGCGGAGGGGCGCTTCGGCAAGCCGGACTTCCTCTACGATGCGCCGAGCGACACCTATCGGTGCCCTGCCGGCGAGACCCTCATCAAGCGTACGACCACCATCGAGAACGGCCTCGTTCTGAACCGCTACTGGTCGAGCCACTGCCGATCATGCGCGTTGAAGCCGGGCTGCACGACCGGCAACGAGCGACGGGTGACGCGCTGGGAGCACGAGCATGTCGTGGAAGCCATGCAGGATCGGCTCGACCGCAGGCCGGACGCCATGCGCATCCGGCGACGGACCGTCGAACATGTGTTCGGCACGATCAAGGACTGGATGGGACGCAGCCACTTCAAGATGCGGAGGCTTGCGAACGTCGGGACGGAGATGAGCCTCCACGTCCTCGCCTACAACGTGAAGCGAGCCATCGCCCTCCTCGGAACGCCGAGGCTCATCGCCGCGATGCGGGTATGA